The proteins below are encoded in one region of Anaerolineae bacterium:
- a CDS encoding sigma-70 family RNA polymerase sigma factor, producing MLAQPESDEVLVKRLLPSSNGNSASRAAAWQEWYTQAGEASVLAFIKAQNDTAEPDMDIFQEAMMTAFVEVERGKYRPHLNVPFAAYVKGIARNKIREARRRTRRFIPLDDTPYSQLESNEHLEAVVEQQEQQDSLHAGLARLSQNRRQVLEGYLRGNSTTEIAQSLGITEALVRQHKSRGVRHLRQMAVLAV from the coding sequence ATGTTAGCACAACCGGAGTCCGACGAAGTCTTGGTTAAACGATTGTTGCCAAGCAGCAACGGCAACTCCGCCAGTCGCGCGGCAGCCTGGCAAGAATGGTACACGCAGGCAGGCGAGGCGTCGGTGCTGGCCTTTATCAAGGCCCAAAACGACACCGCCGAACCTGACATGGACATCTTCCAGGAAGCAATGATGACGGCATTTGTGGAGGTAGAGCGGGGGAAGTATCGCCCCCATCTCAACGTGCCCTTTGCCGCTTACGTTAAAGGCATTGCCCGCAACAAAATCCGTGAGGCCCGGCGGCGCACCCGGCGGTTTATTCCCCTTGACGACACACCCTATAGCCAGCTTGAAAGCAACGAGCATTTGGAAGCTGTGGTTGAACAGCAAGAGCAGCAGGACTCGTTGCACGCCGGTTTGGCCAGGCTCTCGCAGAACAGGCGCCAGGTGTTGGAAGGTTATTTGCGGGGCAATAGCACCACCGAGATTGCCCAATCTTTGGGCATTACCGAAGCGCTGGTGCGCCAGCACAAAAGTAGAGGCGTGCGCCATTTACGGCAAATGGCTGTTTTGGCGGTGTAA
- a CDS encoding MFS transporter: MLPGWQVFGLVWFGQLVSLIGSGLTRFALGIWIFQQTGAATQLGLVLLCAYLPGILISPWAGVVADRRSRRWVMILSDSAAALATGCVVGLLIFDRLEVWHLYLTASVSSIAEAFQWPAYVATTTLLLPKQHFGRASGLTNINMAAAQLVAPVLGGLLLVTIQLTGVLLLDFATFLVAVSILLVIRFPKVKSSVSGQAIIDSFISKVAYGWQYIAARPGLLSMQILIAFGNLGVGTIQVLFIPLLLSFSSVTIVGTVISLGGSGMLLGGLVMSVWGGPRRLINGVYGAQLMQAVCLLVAGIAPSVNLITAATFFYFFSLPILMGCSQAIWQKKVPSGTQGRVFAVRRLIAWSTLPLGYFLAGILADRVFEPLLNLNGPLAASLGALLGVGPGRGIGLMLVAMGLSGILVTFAAYQYSHLRRVEDELPDRIV; encoded by the coding sequence ATGCTGCCGGGATGGCAGGTTTTTGGCCTGGTCTGGTTTGGGCAACTGGTTTCGCTCATTGGCTCCGGGTTGACCCGTTTCGCGCTGGGCATCTGGATTTTTCAGCAAACCGGCGCAGCCACGCAACTTGGTTTGGTATTGTTATGCGCCTACCTACCCGGCATTTTGATTTCTCCCTGGGCCGGCGTGGTAGCCGACCGCCGGAGCCGCCGCTGGGTGATGATCCTTAGCGATTCGGCGGCAGCGCTGGCAACGGGTTGTGTAGTAGGACTGTTGATTTTTGATCGTCTTGAGGTCTGGCACCTTTACCTTACGGCCAGTGTTAGTTCCATTGCCGAGGCTTTTCAATGGCCCGCTTACGTGGCCACCACAACCTTGTTGCTGCCAAAACAACACTTTGGCCGGGCCAGCGGCCTGACCAACATAAATATGGCCGCTGCCCAGTTAGTGGCCCCGGTATTGGGCGGCCTTCTCCTGGTGACCATTCAATTAACGGGCGTGCTTCTGCTGGATTTTGCCACATTTCTTGTGGCTGTGTCCATCCTGCTTGTTATCCGTTTTCCAAAAGTAAAATCTTCGGTCAGCGGTCAGGCTATCATAGATTCATTTATATCCAAAGTCGCCTACGGCTGGCAATACATTGCTGCGCGCCCCGGCCTATTGAGCATGCAGATTCTGATTGCTTTTGGCAATCTGGGGGTGGGGACCATCCAGGTATTATTTATACCTTTGTTGCTATCTTTTTCTTCCGTCACCATCGTCGGGACGGTTATCTCGCTGGGAGGAAGCGGTATGCTATTGGGGGGCCTGGTGATGAGCGTATGGGGCGGACCGCGACGGCTTATTAATGGCGTTTACGGGGCACAACTGATGCAGGCTGTATGTTTGCTGGTGGCCGGAATAGCTCCCTCGGTGAACCTCATCACCGCCGCTACCTTTTTCTACTTTTTTAGCTTACCCATCTTGATGGGTTGTAGCCAGGCGATCTGGCAAAAGAAGGTCCCCTCCGGCACACAAGGACGGGTTTTTGCGGTACGGCGCCTGATTGCCTGGTCAACATTGCCGCTGGGTTATTTTTTAGCAGGCATACTGGCCGACCGCGTTTTTGAGCCTTTGCTGAATCTAAACGGCCCTTTGGCCGCAAGTTTGGGGGCGCTGCTGGGCGTTGGGCCAGGCCGGGGGATAGGCTTGATGCTGGTGGCGATGGGCCTCAGCGGGATACTGGTCACTTTTGCTGCTTACCAGTATTCGCATTTACGCCGGGTAGAGGATGAACTGCCGGATAGGATCGTCTAA